The genomic window TAGGCATTGCAATAACCATTATTTTAGGAACATATTTGTACCTGAAATTTTGCTGCAACTGCTCAGACAAAATACAAACGGATGATACTCCTAAAACCGCTGCAACTGCTGTTCAGGAGCCTAACATTGTTCCGTTCGTATTAAATGGTTCCGGAATTGAATATCGCACAAATGATAATTTCAAGTTCCTTAAAAACAGCGCAATTTTAATAATGCCTGTGAGTGATTCGCTTATAGCTGGAATTCAAAAATTGAAAACATTTTTGACATCAAATCCAAAGCAGCAAATAACGATTACTGGTTACGCTTTATCGGATGAAAAAAACACTACAACTTTTGAGAATCTTGGTCTGGCAAGAGCAAATGATGTAAAAAATTATTTTGTTTCGGAAGGATTATCTGAAAAACAATTTATTACTAAAGGAGAAATAATTGAACAATGGAAAATGAGCGCAGATACGCTTTTAGGACCAGCAGATTATATTTTTAATGCTATTGATTCAACTTCAACAGCAGTGCCAGATGATGAATGGAGCGCTTTAAAAGATAAAATAAACGCAGATCCATTGATCCTTCATTTTAATACAAATCAGTCAAGCCAAACTTTAAGCAGTCTTGAAAAACAAAAAATAACTGATATTATCAAATATCTCGAGCATGTAAAAGATGCCTCTGTATTAGCTGTTGGACATTCTGATAACGTTGGAAATCGTGATTCTAATATTGCTTTAGGACAAAAAAGAGCAGACTTTTCTAAAAGCTATTTGTCTAAAAATGGAATCGATCAGGCTAGGATTGAAACGCAGTCTAAAGGCCCCGACGAACCCATTGGAGACAATAATACTTCAGAAGGAAAAGCTTCGAATAGAAGAACAGTAATTACAATTAAATAATTAATCAAAACATATGATCATGAATATACCTTGTATCTTAATACCTGTGCTAGTGGGATTAATCTGTGGGATTTTAGGTTACCTGCTTGGGAAAATGAACTCAAAAAATGATGATTCTCTAACTTCATCACTTCAAGCTGATTTGGATGCCTGCCAAGCTAATACTAAAAATTTGAATGCACGTATTGCAATACTAGAAGCTGATTTAGAGGCAAAATCTAAAATAACACCTCAGTCATTTACAACAACGGCTTCTTCTTCTATTGCTTTTGATAGTGCGGGAGCAGCAAATTTCCTT from Flavobacterium fluviale includes these protein-coding regions:
- a CDS encoding OmpA family protein, with protein sequence MSKKALYLLGIAITIILGTYLYLKFCCNCSDKIQTDDTPKTAATAVQEPNIVPFVLNGSGIEYRTNDNFKFLKNSAILIMPVSDSLIAGIQKLKTFLTSNPKQQITITGYALSDEKNTTTFENLGLARANDVKNYFVSEGLSEKQFITKGEIIEQWKMSADTLLGPADYIFNAIDSTSTAVPDDEWSALKDKINADPLILHFNTNQSSQTLSSLEKQKITDIIKYLEHVKDASVLAVGHSDNVGNRDSNIALGQKRADFSKSYLSKNGIDQARIETQSKGPDEPIGDNNTSEGKASNRRTVITIK